The genomic DNA TGCGTCATCCTGGGTCAGGATCCATACCATGGACCGAATCAGGCCAATGGATTAAGCTTTTCCGTTAATGACGGCATTGCGATTCCGCCGTCTTTACGTAATATGTACAAGGAATTAGTGTCCGATATCGGATGTCCTGTGCCGACGACGGGCAATCTTGAAGCCTGGTCGCAGCAGGGGGTGTTTCTGTTGAATACGTCACTGACCGTTGAAGCTGGAAAAGCGGGTTCCCATGCGAAAAAAGGCTGGGAATCCTTTACGGACCGCGTCATCGAAGTGCTCGGACAACAGGAGCAACCGATTGTATTCATTCTCTGGGGAAATCACGCAAAAAGTAAAAAAAGTTTGATTGATACGAACCGGCATCTCGTTCTCGAATCCGTTCATCCAAGCCCGCTTTCGGCGAGCCGCGGTTTTTTTGGCAGTCGACCGTATTCGCAAACCAATGACTGGTTACAGCAGCAAAATCGAACACCGATCGATTGGTGTATGTCATAACACATGAAAAACCAATTTACTCCGTCCTTGTGGAGTAAATTGGTTTTTTTGTTCAGTCCATCATGAATTTTTCGATGACGAGGGCAATGCCATCCTCATCATTAGAAGCTGTCATGTACTGTGCTTTTTCTTTGACAGTATCGGCGGCATTCGCCATCGCGACACCAAGCCCGGCCCATTCGATCATCGATAAATCATTGTTGCCGTCTCCGCAGGCAATGACATCCGACTGCTTGATTCCGAGACGTTCAGCGAGTAGGGCAAGACTCGTTCCTTTCGTCACGCCAGCTTCCGTAAACTCAAGGAAAAATGGCTTCGAGCGGGCGACAGCGAGCTCACCGGCTAACTCGACTTGAAGTTTTTGCTCGACTTCGGCCAAACGATTTTCTTCCGCAAGCATCAAACATTTGACGACCGGCTCTGTGATGGATGCTTTGAAATCCGTCACAGTAATGACATCCATTCCCGTCAGTTCCCCTTCAATTGTCGTAAAGGCGTTCGCTCTCTCCGTCAAAATTTCGTGTCCGACATACGTGTGGATGTCGATGTTTTCCCGTTTACTTAAATCGTAGAGACGATGGACGGTTTCCGGAAGAAGGGTACTGGAGAAGAGGGACTCATTTGTTTTACAGTCGATGATGGAAGCCCCGTTGAAACTTAGGATATAGCTGCCGTATCGGGCAAGCTCCAACTCTTTTGCCAAATCGATCATAGCGTAAGTCGGACGACCACTCGCAAGCACCACTTTTTTTCCGCGACGCTGTGCATCGAGTAACGATTCTTTCGTTTTTGGAGAAATCGTATGGTCGCTCGTCAATAATGTATCGTCAAGATCAAGTACAATCATTTCGTAAGCCATAAATATAAACCCCTTTCGAATATCTGTTACATCTTAACAAGTTGACTCTTCTTCCACAATATACTCTCGCTTGAAAGAGTGTGATAAAGTTTGAGAAGAGCATGTATGGAAAGGATTTAAGTCTGATGAAATATTTTGTAATTTTCTTATCGACCCTATATTTGGCGGGATGCGGTCTTACGTTGCCCCATCCTGCTTCATTACTCGAACACCCGGCGTTACCGGAATGGGAAAAGTCGTTAAAAGCAAAAATCGATACCGATCTTCCGACAGAGGCGGAAATCGTGGCACCGCGGAATCAATCTATTTCAAGGCTGTATGAATTGATTGATTTGAACCGGGATGGACGTGATGAAGCCATTACGTTTTATCGGATTGAACAGCGAGGGACATTTCAAATCAAGGTGTTGGTCCACGAACGTCTGAAGAACAAGTGGGTTTTACGTGTGAGCCAGCCGATTGCGACAGGCCGATCGATTGATCAACTTCACGTCATCCTCGATGAATCCAAAAAAGTGAATCAACTGATGATTGGTGTGACGAGTCTTGAAGAGAATACGGTCTATCTCCTGAAAGATTTGATGAAGCCATCGATTAACATTACTAAAATCGATACATATGATCGATTGACGATTGCCGATTTGAATCAAGATCGACGTCAGGATATGGTATTACTCAAAAAAGGACGGACGACAGAACTTGTGTATTATGAGGAAGCCTTGAAGCCGACCAACCGACAAGATGTCACATTGCCAGTCAAAGAAGGCGATTTATTTGCGGATCATGATCTATTTGAAATTGATACCGTGAATCCGGCTAAGAAAAAAGGTGTATTCGTCTCCTTTACCCGTGAGGCAAAAATGCATTTGCTCGTCTTTCAGCTCGAACAAGCCCGGCTGACATCCGTCCGCTGGGGTGAGACATCAGAAATTGTCGAGCCGATGTATACGTTCCCGAAAGACGTTGACCAGGACGGTGTCATCGAATTTGCACATCAATACACGCCTGAAGGAAGTATAGGACGCGTGTCTGAAGAAAAACCAAGAATCACTGCTTATTATGCGTGGAATGGATCCGACGTTCAGCCATTTCTCGAAAGTGGATTTGAGCTTCGGGAAGAGCAATACATTGATCTCGAATACAATTTCGTGATGCGTTTTCCCGCAAACTGGGCGACGCGTGAAACTATTGAGAAAAAGGACAACCGGGTCCGGTTCATCAACCGGGAGACCGGAACAATTGATTTTGAGCTGGAGATCATTCCAAAAACTCAATATATCGCCAGCCATCGCAAGAAGAAAATTAAAGAAGGCATTGATTACGTGTATGTCATCTCTACCAATCAATCCTATGAAGAGTACGCTGCCAACGTAGCGCTCGTGGAATAAAGTAAAAGCAGGAGGAAAATAAGATGACTAAAATATTAGTGGCCGAGGATGAACATGCGATTCGTAGTTTCATCGTCATTAATTTAAAACGTGCAGGATATGAAGTGATTGAAGCAGAAAACGGACGGGAAGCATTGGACTACTTTGAGCAGCAAACGTTCGACATCCTGCTGCTCGACATCATGATGCCGGAAGTCGACGGATTCGCGGTTTGTGAACAAGCCCGCTCGAAAGATGAAGTCGTCGGCATCATCATGCTGACAGCACGGACGCGCGAAGAAGATAAAGTCATGGGACTCAGTGTCGGTGCGGATGATTATATTGCGAAGCCGTTCAGCCCGGCTGAACTGTTGGCGCGTATTCAATCCTTACTCCGCCGAGTCGAGACACTTCGCCGCCGAAAACAACCCCGTGAACTGATCTCAGGTCCTTTTCGAATTGACCTCGGAGCAAAGCGGGTCCAAAAAGCAGGTGTTGATGTCGAAGTCACACCGACAGAATACGATTTGTTATGCCATTTCATTAAAAATGAAGATCAGGTCATGTCCCGGGATGAGTTGCTCGATGCAGTGTGGGGCGAAAATTATTTTGGAGACCGTAAGACGGTCGACGTCAACATTCGGCGCCTGCGTCAGAAAATCGAAGAAAATCCAGCAGAACCCGAGTTCATCGAGACGTTATGGGGACACGGCTACAAGTGGCGTAACGAAAAATGAAACGACAGATTTTGATGCGGTTCATGACGATCATTACGGTAACGGTTTTGCTGGTCATCGGAATTTTATCCTTCGTGACGTATAACTATTATTATGTGACGGCGACAGATGTCTTGAAACGGCATGCCAATGCAAGTGCCATCTTATTTGCAAACAGTGGTCTGGCTTATGATTTTCAAGACTCAGAAGCGACGATTCATGACGTGCTTGATTCATATGCCTACACAGATGCGGAAATTGAAGTATTGGATGTGAAGGGAATTCCCCGCTATTCGTCGACAGGTTTCGTCTCGAAACGGAATATGACGAAACAGGAAGTGACACGTCTGTTGAGCGGTGGAACGATCACAAAACGTTATGATGATCCGACGACGAATGAACATCTGCTTGAGGTGGCGGAACCGATCGTATCCTTCGGACAGACGACAGGAGCGCTACGTTATACGACGTCGCTTGCCAAGATTGATCAACGGGTCATTGAAATTTGTTTGGCGATTTTCTTATTAGGTGTCGTGATTTGGGGACTGGCCTACATTTATTCCTCCCGTCTCGTTTCGTCGATCGTTCGACCGATTCAGGAAGTTATCGGTGCATCCGATCAAATCGCAAAACAGCATTATGACGTCAAGGTCAATGAGGAGTATACGTTTGAACTGGGGGAACTTGCCCGAACGATCAACTATATGGGACAACAGATCAAGCAACAGGAAACATTGAAGGATGAGTTCATCTCCGGGATTTCGCACGAGTTACGAACACCGCTCACTTCCATTAAAGGATGGAGTGAAACATTACTGGCAGAACCGGAACGTTTACCGGAGGAAGCGTCGCTCGGGATGGGAATCATCCATTCGGAGACGGAACGGTTGATTTCGTTAGTGGAACAGTTGCTTGATTTTTCGAAACTGGAGACGAGCCGGCTCGTCTTATACCGGCAGGAAGTAAATTTGACTGAAATCATTGAAACGGTAACGGCACAATTGCGTCAAAAACTGGAAGAAAAAAACATCCGTATTGTCCGCAAATTGCCGGCACAGGTGATTGGTCTTTACGATGAAAACCGTTTAAAACAGGTCTTTTTAAATTTACTGGATAACGCGATCCGCTTTTCGCCGATTGACGGCGAAATCACAATTCGCCTTGTCCGCTCAGAACGTGTCCTCTTTTTATCTTTCAGCGATGAAGGACCCGGTATTCCTAAAAATCACCTCAGACATGTCACGGAAAAGTTTTATCAGGTTCAAAAAGGGAAAGGTGGAACAGGGTTAGGTCTCGCAATTTGCCGTGAACTGGTTGAAGCACATGAAGGGAAATTGTTCATCGATAATCAACCGGAAGGCGGAGCGATTGCAACGATCCTCCTGCCGGTCACGAAAGCATAACGGGAAAGTCAAATGAGAAGCGCTTTCGAAACTGAACTGGTAAAGTGAAATGAGGATAACGATTTACAGCAAGACGAAACGAATGGAGGAATCAGTCATGGCACTTGGCGTATCGAACGGCAGATTAAGTCCGCTTACAGGGAAACCGAACGCGGTATCGACACAGACGGATAAAGAAGCGTTGAAGATGACACCTTTACCGTTCAACGGAAATCTAGCAGAATCAAAATTTCAAATCATGCGAGTTCTTCAAAGTCTTGACCGGGTGACAGTAGTCAAAGAAGATCCAACGTACATTCATGTTGTCTTCTCGAGTAAAGTCCTTCGTTTTAAAGATGATGTTGAATTTTATTTCGACGAAGCTTCTCAAAAAATTCATTTCCGCTCAGCTTCCCGTGTCGGCTATTCCGACTGGGGCGTTAACCGAAAACGAATGGAAGACATTTCGGCACGATATAAGGAGGCTTCCCGATGAAAAGTTATCAGTTGGTCGTAATTGGTGGTGGAGCAGCCGGAATGACAATTGCGGCAGGAGCAGCCAGTCTTGGTGCCCATGTCGCATTGATTGAGCGTCATACACATTTAGGTGGAGATTGTTTGCATTACGGTTGTGTCCCGTCAAAAGCGTTGATTGAAGCTGCACATGACGTCCATGTCATGAAGCAGACGGCAGCCAAATACAACGTGACATTAAACGGAGACGCAGTGTACAGCAAAACAAAAGCAAGCGTCGACCGTGCCCGGAATATCATTCAGTCGCATGACGGAACGAAACGGTTCGAAGAGCTTGGTGTCGATGTTTACATCGGCGAAGCCAGTTTCTTGAGTGCCAATGAAGTTGAAGTAGCGGGTCAACTGGTTGTCGGAGAGAAATTCGCGATTTCGACGGGATCACAGCCGATCATTCCGCCGATTGAGGGGCTTGATACGATTCCGTACTTAACGAATGAGACGATTTTTGAACAAACGGAACGCCCTGAACGATTGCTGGTCATCGGCGGCGGAGCGATTGGTCTCGAATTATCGCAAGCCTATGCCCATCTCGGAACGGAAGTGACCGTGATTGAAGGTGCTAAATCCTTGATGCCAAAAGAAGACCGCAGCATGGTCACGGTACTACAACGACAAATCGAACAAGAATTGACACTCCATTTGGATACGACCGTCACAAGTGTCCGGAAAGCTGCGAACGGAATCGAAGTCACAGTCAAAACAGGCGAAGAATCCCGTGTCATTGAAACGGATGCCGTACTCGTGGCTGTTGGCCGGAAGCCGCGGATTGATGCGTTACGCCTTGATCGCGCAGGTGTTCATGTTGAAAAAGGTTATGTTCAAGTCGATGGTTCCCTTCGGACGAACCAACGTCATATCTTTGCTGTCGGTGATACGATTCAATCGTTGCCGTTTACGCACGTGGCTGGTCTTGAAGGGAAAACAGTCGTTACGAACGCTTTGTTCGGCTTACGTACTAAACCAGATTACCGTGCCGTTCCATGGGTGACGTTTACGACACCTGAACTGTTCCACCTGGGACTGACAGAAGAAGAAGCACGTCAAAAATACAGCGACATCAAAGTTTACGAAACCGGACTTGATGAAGTCGATCGGTTTGTCATCAATGGTCGGACGGAAGGACGCGTCAAACTGATTGCCGATAAACGCGGTAAACTGATTGGTGCCCATGCAATTGGTGAGCAAGCCGGCGAATGGATGCAGGAAGTCGTTTATGCGATGGCTCGTAAAGATAAGGTCGGTCAGTTATCCCGTGTCGTTCATCCGTATCCGATTCGTGGTGCTGCGGTCCAACGTGCAGCTGATTTATACTGGCGTGAACGTCTCTTTGACGGTCCGTTGCCAAAATGGTTAAAACGATACTTTGATTGGAAACAAGGAGAATAATACATGCAACAATCTGCTAAAAAACGTAATTTCGTTCCGGTCGTCATCCTCTTGACGCTCGTCATCAATCTGTTGGTCGCGCTGTTGTTTTTTGCACCGCCTTTACAGATCGGTGACGGGTTTGACTGGACGCTGCTTCCTTTTTTAAACGCCATCTTCAACAGCTTCACGTTCATGTTGTTGCTCGGTGCCTGGATTTCGATCCGTCGGGGAAACCGGATCAATCACCGTCGCTTTATCGGCGGTGCCATGACGACGACGACGTTATTCTTGATTTCGTACGTGACGTATCATGCGGTCAGTGAATCGACGAAGTTCGGCGGAGAAGGGTTTGTCCGTCCCATCTATTTCTTTATTCTGATTTCGCATATCATTTTAGCAGCGGTCATCGTTCCGCTCGTCTTGATGTCGCTCGCTCATGCATTGAATCAAAATTTTGAGAAACATAAGAAGTGGACGCGTTTTACGATGCCGCTTTGGTTATATGTCAGTCTCACGGGTGTTATCGTCTATGTGATGATTCGTCCGTACTATTAAAACCGCACATCAAAACAGGCCCATTCCGATTTTTCTCGGAGTGGGCCTGTTTTTGATTGCCGAATCGTCATACAGCAAAGGAGATTACGGTTTTACCTTCGTTTTATCCAAGACATTTTGTGCTTTGATGTCAATTAGTGGACGGATCAAGACCTCAACACGCCGGTTTTGACTGCGACCGTTTTCTGAATCATTTGAAGCAATCGGTTGATACTCTCCGTATCCGCTGACCGTAAATCGTTTTGGAGCAAGCTGTGGATTCCGCTGAAGGGCACGCATGAAACTGATGGCCCGTTCTGCACTGAGTTCCCAGTTCGACGGATACTGAACGGTATTAATCGGAATGTTATCCGTATGACCCGAAACCTGGATCTGACGCTGTCCTGCTTTGACAAGCAGGGTACTCATGCCTTGAGCGATTTGAATCGCATCACCTTTTACATCTGCTTGGGCAGGTGAAAAGAGGGCCCGGTCACGGATCGTAAAGACAAGCCCTTCATTCGTGACCTCAACTTTGATGTCTTTTTCAAGCTTCTGCTGTTTGATGTAGTCATTTGCTTCTTCTTTGATTTTTTCGAGTTCAGCGATTTCATAGCTTTGTGCTTTCGTTCGGGCATCAGTCTTTTTCGAGTCCTCTTCTTCCTGTGAGGTCGATAAGGAACTGTTCGTAATCATGCCTGAACCACCATTGAAGACAGAACTGAACGATTGAGACATTGCTTTCAGTTTGACGGCATCGACGTTACTCGAAGCGAAAAGAACGATGAACAGAGCGAGTAACAAGGTAAGGAGATCGGCATAAGGAATCAGCCAGCCTTCGGAAATGTGTTCATCATGCGGCTTCTTTTTCCGTTTCATACGTCGCACGCTCCTTCGGTGTCAGATAGACAAGTAACTTATCCTCCAGGTTTTTAGGAGATTCTCCGTTCTGGATTGATAAGATTCCTTCAATCATCATTTCATAGAGTTGGATTTCAGTGGCTGACTTCTGCTTTAACTTTGTCGCAAATGGGAACCATAGGACATATCCTGTGAAAATCCCAAATAGCGTTGCGATGAAGGCCCCGGAAATCGCGTGCCCCAGCTTTTCGATATCTGATAGATCGGATAGCGCGGCAACGAGTCCGACGACAGCCCCGAGTACACCGAGGGTCGGTGCATATGTACCGGCTTGCGTGAAGATGTTGGCATTCGCATGGTGCCGTTCGGTCATGTTTTCAAGGTCGCGGGTCATGACGTCTTCGACGTATTCTGACGGTTGACCATCGATAACCATCATGACACCGCGGCGCATGAACGCATTATCCACTTCTTCGAGTGCCGTTTCAAGTGACAATAAACCTTCTTTTCGGGCTTGTGTCGAGAGGGTTAAAAATTGTTGAAGCAATGTCTGTTTCGTCATCAGTTGTTGTTCAAAGAAAATGACTTTAAACAAAGCAGGGATGATTTTTAAGCGTTCTTTCGGGAACGAAATCATGATTGCTGCCGCTGTACCGACAAAAATAATAACGAGTGCCGCGGGGTTCAGCAATGCGATCGGAGAGGCCCCTTTTAAAATCATTCCTCCGACTAAGGTGATGAGCCCTAGTATAATACCAATAATCGACACGATATCCATTTCATTTGTGCCACCTTTCCCCATGTTGTCTGATCGTGAACGAAAAATAAAAAGAGCAGAAGAGGCGTCTTCTGCTCGGAAATCCAAAAACCGAGAATCACGCGCCGTTTTCATCGATAAGCAATTGAATGCTTTCGTTTCGTTCGTCACGTTCTATATCGGTTAATACATCGTATTTTTTTAATGCAATATACAATTCGTTTAGAATTGATTGATCCACATGTAGCGATAGTAACTCCTCGAATTGATAATATAGCTGTGCGGGCATCCATTGTGATTGGCGTT from Exiguobacterium sibiricum 7-3 includes the following:
- the motA gene encoding flagellar motor stator protein MotA; this translates as MDIVSIIGIILGLITLVGGMILKGASPIALLNPAALVIIFVGTAAAIMISFPKERLKIIPALFKVIFFEQQLMTKQTLLQQFLTLSTQARKEGLLSLETALEEVDNAFMRRGVMMVIDGQPSEYVEDVMTRDLENMTERHHANANIFTQAGTYAPTLGVLGAVVGLVAALSDLSDIEKLGHAISGAFIATLFGIFTGYVLWFPFATKLKQKSATEIQLYEMMIEGILSIQNGESPKNLEDKLLVYLTPKERATYETEKEAA
- a CDS encoding response regulator transcription factor; translated protein: MTKILVAEDEHAIRSFIVINLKRAGYEVIEAENGREALDYFEQQTFDILLLDIMMPEVDGFAVCEQARSKDEVVGIIMLTARTREEDKVMGLSVGADDYIAKPFSPAELLARIQSLLRRVETLRRRKQPRELISGPFRIDLGAKRVQKAGVDVEVTPTEYDLLCHFIKNEDQVMSRDELLDAVWGENYFGDRKTVDVNIRRLRQKIEENPAEPEFIETLWGHGYKWRNEK
- a CDS encoding uracil-DNA glycosylase, coding for MHAAWQEILKEEKEKDYFIRLWDFIKTAYRETTVYPPKDQIFHAFDAVAPQDVRCVILGQDPYHGPNQANGLSFSVNDGIAIPPSLRNMYKELVSDIGCPVPTTGNLEAWSQQGVFLLNTSLTVEAGKAGSHAKKGWESFTDRVIEVLGQQEQPIVFILWGNHAKSKKSLIDTNRHLVLESVHPSPLSASRGFFGSRPYSQTNDWLQQQNRTPIDWCMS
- a CDS encoding DUF1499 domain-containing protein, with the translated sequence MALGVSNGRLSPLTGKPNAVSTQTDKEALKMTPLPFNGNLAESKFQIMRVLQSLDRVTVVKEDPTYIHVVFSSKVLRFKDDVEFYFDEASQKIHFRSASRVGYSDWGVNRKRMEDISARYKEASR
- a CDS encoding dihydrolipoyl dehydrogenase family protein produces the protein MKSYQLVVIGGGAAGMTIAAGAASLGAHVALIERHTHLGGDCLHYGCVPSKALIEAAHDVHVMKQTAAKYNVTLNGDAVYSKTKASVDRARNIIQSHDGTKRFEELGVDVYIGEASFLSANEVEVAGQLVVGEKFAISTGSQPIIPPIEGLDTIPYLTNETIFEQTERPERLLVIGGGAIGLELSQAYAHLGTEVTVIEGAKSLMPKEDRSMVTVLQRQIEQELTLHLDTTVTSVRKAANGIEVTVKTGEESRVIETDAVLVAVGRKPRIDALRLDRAGVHVEKGYVQVDGSLRTNQRHIFAVGDTIQSLPFTHVAGLEGKTVVTNALFGLRTKPDYRAVPWVTFTTPELFHLGLTEEEARQKYSDIKVYETGLDEVDRFVINGRTEGRVKLIADKRGKLIGAHAIGEQAGEWMQEVVYAMARKDKVGQLSRVVHPYPIRGAAVQRAADLYWRERLFDGPLPKWLKRYFDWKQGE
- a CDS encoding DUF420 domain-containing protein, coding for MQQSAKKRNFVPVVILLTLVINLLVALLFFAPPLQIGDGFDWTLLPFLNAIFNSFTFMLLLGAWISIRRGNRINHRRFIGGAMTTTTLFLISYVTYHAVSESTKFGGEGFVRPIYFFILISHIILAAVIVPLVLMSLAHALNQNFEKHKKWTRFTMPLWLYVSLTGVIVYVMIRPYY
- a CDS encoding Cof-type HAD-IIB family hydrolase, whose translation is MAYEMIVLDLDDTLLTSDHTISPKTKESLLDAQRRGKKVVLASGRPTYAMIDLAKELELARYGSYILSFNGASIIDCKTNESLFSSTLLPETVHRLYDLSKRENIDIHTYVGHEILTERANAFTTIEGELTGMDVITVTDFKASITEPVVKCLMLAEENRLAEVEQKLQVELAGELAVARSKPFFLEFTEAGVTKGTSLALLAERLGIKQSDVIACGDGNNDLSMIEWAGLGVAMANAADTVKEKAQYMTASNDEDGIALVIEKFMMD
- a CDS encoding sensor histidine kinase, with the protein product MKRQILMRFMTIITVTVLLVIGILSFVTYNYYYVTATDVLKRHANASAILFANSGLAYDFQDSEATIHDVLDSYAYTDAEIEVLDVKGIPRYSSTGFVSKRNMTKQEVTRLLSGGTITKRYDDPTTNEHLLEVAEPIVSFGQTTGALRYTTSLAKIDQRVIEICLAIFLLGVVIWGLAYIYSSRLVSSIVRPIQEVIGASDQIAKQHYDVKVNEEYTFELGELARTINYMGQQIKQQETLKDEFISGISHELRTPLTSIKGWSETLLAEPERLPEEASLGMGIIHSETERLISLVEQLLDFSKLETSRLVLYRQEVNLTEIIETVTAQLRQKLEEKNIRIVRKLPAQVIGLYDENRLKQVFLNLLDNAIRFSPIDGEITIRLVRSERVLFLSFSDEGPGIPKNHLRHVTEKFYQVQKGKGGTGLGLAICRELVEAHEGKLFIDNQPEGGAIATILLPVTKA
- a CDS encoding flagellar motor protein MotB produces the protein MKRKKKPHDEHISEGWLIPYADLLTLLLALFIVLFASSNVDAVKLKAMSQSFSSVFNGGSGMITNSSLSTSQEEEDSKKTDARTKAQSYEIAELEKIKEEANDYIKQQKLEKDIKVEVTNEGLVFTIRDRALFSPAQADVKGDAIQIAQGMSTLLVKAGQRQIQVSGHTDNIPINTVQYPSNWELSAERAISFMRALQRNPQLAPKRFTVSGYGEYQPIASNDSENGRSQNRRVEVLIRPLIDIKAQNVLDKTKVKP